The window TAGATGTTCCCGTTGATTATTTTGTTAAAGTGAACATGGAAAGTTTCAAAGATATTGTTGATGCTGTAGGTGGAGTAACTGTTCAAAACGAATTTACTTTCACATACTCGGGGTATACCTTTGAAGAAGGAACGATTAACCTTAGCGGCGAAGAGGCCCTTGCCTATTCTCGCATGAGATATGAAGACCCAAGAGGAGACTTCGGTCGCCAAGATCGCCAAAGACAAATCATCCAAGGAGTCATTGAAAAAGGTGCAAGCATCTCATCCATCACAAAGTTCGGCGATATGTTTAAAATTGTAGAGGACAATGTTAAAACCAATTTAACTTTTGATGAAATGTGGGAAATCCAAGAAAACTATAAGGCCGCTATCAACTCTGTTACTCAGCATCAAGTAAAAGGTTCCGGAACGATGATTAATGGTATTTATTATTATGTCGTTCCAGAAGAAGAGCGACTTGCACTATCTAATAGCTTAAAAGAACATTTAGAAATTTCATCTACCACTGCTAGTAACCAGTAGAGAGACACCTCTACTGGTTTTTTCATTAGGTTTCACTCAATAATCCTTTTACAAATAATCGCAGTACTTCTTCACGGTTAAATGATTGGAATGATTCAGGTTGTATGTATTTCAACTTGATTGGCATGTAATAGTATTGACCTTCCTCAATTTTATCTATCGGCATTTTAACAATTGTATCTTCTTTTGTAATTCCTTGAGCCGCTTCAACATACTTTGATTCCTGAAGCCCTAACTGAATAGGTTGCTTTTTAATTCTTCCATTTTCTAAAACAAATACGATGTCTTGATCTTCTGATTCTTGTACAGAGGAGATTGGGATAGCCAACACATCTTGTTTCTCTTCAAGATAAATGGACAATGTTGAATGAAATCCTTCATAGATTTTCTCATTCTCTTCCAACAGCTCTACATATATGGAGTATGTACTGTCACCTTCAATCTTTTCTGGTGTGCGCTCAATTTTTGTTAATACCCCTTCAAACAAATGTCCATTTAGAGCTTTTACAGACACTTGTGTCTTCATCCCTTCTTCTACTTTTGTTATGTTATTTTCTGTTAAACTACCTTTCACCCATAATGGACCTACGCCTTTTATGGTTAAAACGGGTTCACCATCGTTCGTTGCTAATTGATTTTCAAATGTGACTATTCCATTTCCTTTGCTTTTTACCACTAAGTCCTCTTTTATAAGGTAGTTTTCTTCTAACTTTTTATTGATGTCTAGTAATCGATTGGCTACTTGTTGTTCTTCAATTACTTTTTGGGTTAAAGCGTTTTGAAAATCTAGTTTTTCAAGTATGTAAGTTAGCTCTTGTTCCTCTTCTAGTGAAATAGCAGAAATGTTAGATTCTAGTTCTAACATTTCTGCTTGCACTTGTGACAAAGTCGTTTCAAGCTCCTCCTTTTGCTTTTCAAGAAACTCGATTTCTCCCTCTAACTTATCATTATGGTATTCGATTAAAGGTTCTTCTTCCTCAACCAAATCTCCTTCTTGTACTACTAGAGTATAAGAGTCACCCTTTTGTCTATTAAACGGGATGTAATAAGTGTATGACGGAACAACAACCCCATCTGTCTCCAACGTCTTTTTCAAATCCTTCTTTTCAGGATTTACAACACTTGTTATCATGACTGACTTAGTTATAAAACCTTCATCACTTACAATCCAAACATTTGCTAGCAGTAATCCTAGCATGCCAATCGCGATAAGTATTCGTATTATTTTTGTTTTCATCTCCCCACCCCTTCCTTACAGAACAATGTCTATCTCCTTAGCTAACGAAGAAAAAATTGCATCCATTGATAGAAAGAAGAAAAAAAGTAAAACGAGAAAAGATATCACTTTCCATCGTTGAAGCTCTGCGCTTACTTTAAATACTTTATATTGATGAAAAATAGCCCATGCATGAAAAATGGTTAGTTTACTTCCCAAAACAAGGAGTAAAGGATGTTCAACATACATATGTAGAATTGGGGACATGCTAAAAACATTCCAACTAAATGGTATCCCCCAAACATAATATATAGTCGTCGACAAAATTCTCTCGCCCAATAGGATGGTTATAGAATAAAGTTGAACCACCATTATTTTCTTATAAGAAAAATCATCTATAAAAATCATCAATGCTAACGAAAAAATCATAACCATAAAAAATGGCTTTAATAGATTACTAGCAGCAACTCCTGCCACCATAATAATCTTCGCACTCTCAATTATTTCTTTATCTACCGAACCCCATTCTTCCATTAACTCTTCTGTTCCCATCCCAATGTATCCTTGAATCAAGCCTAAGGTAAGATATATGAGAAGAATAATACTAAATCGCCACCAAAACCCTTTTATACTCGAACATCTATTCAAATGGACAAAAAACTTGGATGGGTGAAACAGACCTTTAAATAATCGGATGGAAAAAATCATACATGCGCCTCCTAAATCACGCCAAAATGGAACATTTCCCGGAAAATTTCTACATATAATGTTCGATTATATCCGAAAGCTTTCAAAAATTTTGTCGAAATAGAGCAGTTATCATTAGGTTTGAAGGTATAAGCAAAAAGACACATTACACGAATTGTAATGTGCCTTTTTGCTTACTCCTGGATAAAGTAATCAATAAAGTATTTCGCCCATACTTGGTGGCCGACTTTTGTTGGACGATCTTTTTCTTCTTCAAGATAAAGGGCATCGTCTTGTTCTGTCCAAGCTTCCCAATGGTTTAGGAAACGTTCATTTTGTTCATGGGCATAGTTTTCAAACGCTTCGACATCCCTCGGATAATAAGTAGCCGTAAAGATTGGGTATGATGGAAGGAAGTATACTGTAACTTCTGGTTGAGCGTCTCTTACTTCTTCCACGATTGTTTCGATATTGGCAATTGTATTATCTACCCCAACAATGCCATTATCTTTTAATAGGAAAGCTTCTAGTAATAGAATATCAGGCGCAAGGTCTACTACTTTTTCATATAGTCCTTCTTGTACAACATCTGTGGTCGTTTTTTCTTCTTCACTAAAAACGTGAACGTCAAACAAATCTCCATATGCCTCGGACAGTTTATTTTCTAGTAAATCCGTCCAACTACCATCTTCTAATGCAACATCCTCTGAACCATAAATAACGACTTTCAACGTTTCGTTATTTTGGATAGCTTCTTTTGCTTTGTCTTGTAATTCAACAGGTAATGTATAAATAATATCATATGATTCCTGTGTCACAGCTTCATCGTATGGTTCTTCTTCATTTTGCGTTATACTGTTCGCCTCGGCATGGTTCGTAATGTTGTTGTTCCAATAGTACTCGCCAAGTACGATTACACCAACCATTGCTATACAGCACAGCGCAGCAAGCAATTTTTGCACATTATCCCCCCCTTAATTTCGGTTCATTTAAAAGTATGATAGAGAAATCGACAAACATGTGTTTATAAGAACCTATGTTAAAGTGTCTCGTAAAAATTATATCGAAAATTAGCAAATATTGTCCATTGACTTCATGAAGATTAACACAATTTATACATAATTTTCATTTTTTAATATGGAACAATTCTTGACTTCTATCCTGATAGTCTAGTTGAATGATTGAAACAAAAAAACTGCCGAGTGTTCTCGACAGTTACAATACCTCTTATAATGTGTACTTCTACCATTCAGAATCATCCTCTTTAGAATTATCGTTAGTGTCTTCATAGGATGAATGATCTTCGGCAATATAAGGTCTTGTCCCTAACTTGTCCTGCCACGTTCCGAAGCTATAGAGTAAGTCAGTAGCGTTTTTGAATAGTTGAGCAAGTTGTTTTGGGGACTTTTCGATAAGAATCTTCTTACCATTGACTAAAACGATCACACACCCACGCTCATGAGGAGTTATTTGTTTGACACCTCGTTGAGAAAACCAATAGCAATCCTCCGCTTCGATCGACTTAGACGGAAAAAAGCACAGTTTAAAATACGCTGAAATACATACCGGTGTATGTTGTTGTAAAAGAACTTCTCTGGCTGCTGCTAGTTTTTCCTTTAACGTGTAGCCATGAAAATGGCAATTATCCAATATAATTCTCTTTGGCGACTTACGAATTTGAAAATGACGATTTCGTTCAATAACAATTGTAAATAGATCGCCGTCTTCATTGAAATATGGTAAAAGCGCTAGGCTGTCAGCATGAATGATATATTTGTCCTTAACCTTCAACGTCGCGTCCTCCTCACTTTTTTCATCACACAAGTAAAAAACAAGGATGCAGCGGGTTTTCACCCCCAACTAGCTTAAAGAATTTCGTAATGGCGAAAACCGTAGAAGAAGTAATATACGTGTCGAATTCATTATAAAGGAATATCACTTACAATTCTGTTAATTTTTTGTAAACTAATAGAACTTTTTTACTCTTTGAATTCCCATAATAGCTTCAATTTCCCACCTTCTTCTACAACAAAAACGTCTTGTGTTATCATAAATACACCAAATTTACTATGAAATAGCAGTTCTACCGTTACCTTTGTTACATCGGTAAACGTAGGTCCACCTTTCGACATACTCCATTCTTTCACATTCTCTTCCGCAACGATTTCAAACGAATAGGTCGTAACGCCAAAGTGGCTCATGTATATATGAGAACGCTCTGTTACGTAAGCATTTTTTGAAAATTTCCCCTTCATCTCTTCATGAAATAAATCCCATGAACTACCGAAATCCCCCTGCTGTTCGAACGAATAGAAACGTTCCACTAGCATCATAGGGGTTTCTGCATTTCCTCTAAGAAACAACGTAGTAAAAATAAGGCCAATTAAAATGAAGATCCCCACCAATACGAACGGAATTTTTGAATTTCTTTTCCTCACCTTTGAACACGTCCTTTTTTGAGGGATAGTTCATTTTATGGACAGAATGGGTTGATTATTAATGAAGATATTCAGTTTTGAAAAATTCATCTTGGCATATACATGAGGAGAAGGGAGGTATGAATATGGAGTTTCTTAGTCTTCTTCTTTCCGTTGCGATTTGTCTTTATTTAGTGTTAGATGCTCCGAAGTATAATAAAAACCCTTGGCTTTGGGGCATACTCGGTTTCATTTTCGGCCTTATTACATTAGGAATCTATTTTATCCAAACGGACAGGAAGTCTACAGGGTGGGTTATCTTGATTATTTCCATTTTGTATTGGATCTTCATGAGCTTTGTGATGATTAGTTTAGTGACACTGTACTCGTTTTATTAGGCTGCTGCTATTCAAATAAAGAAGCATATCAAGAACCCATTTATACTTGATTTGCTACCACATCTCTTCGCAAATAAAAAAGCGGATGAAGAGAAACAATTGTTTACACTTCTTCCGCTTTGCTATGAATATTCTTTAGTTAAGATTTGCAAAACATACCCTTCGAAAGGTCTGTCTAGTTTCGGCTCCTAGCGTCTAGCGAACTGACGATAAGTCGATATCTGCTCGATTTACTCGCTGTACCTCCTTTATCTCAGTGCGGGAGAGTCTCCCGTTCGTACGACGCTGGACAGTCGCCTCCACTTTTTTTAGTTATGAACCGGTTCCTTTACGTCTTCAAGCTTTTGATTCCATTTCTCGATAGAGTCTTTTAGAACTTCTTCCATTTGCTTCATGCGAGAAGAGATTGAACTTGCACTCGCGTCGTATAATTCACCCATTTGTTTATACGTACTTACGTTCGTTGGTGACACTAACTTTTCAATTAATAAGTGTAACGCACCGGCATACACACCTTTGTTACGTGGGCGAGGGTTTTCTTTCTCGCAATAGTCATACCATAAAGAAATCCCGACAGGTACTGCCAATTTCGGATCGAGGGTTTCAGCTACTTTTCCCTCCATTAACTGCGCAATTTCTTTATGAGCTTCCGTGCTCCATTCAATTTCATCTTGGTGTAAAGGGCCTTCTTCTCCTACTAAAGCATATTTGACGATTTCTGGGTAGCTATTCATGATGTACTCAGTAGGATTTTGTGTTCCACTTTGCTCCATCCACGTTTCAATCGTTTGAATGAACGTCGGTGCAAAAGTTGGTGGAATATCTAGATATAAGGTATAGAACGTTACTTGATCTTCGTACGGAATTGTAATTCCAATGACGATACTATCAGTTGGTACATGTCGCGCTTCATTGAACGTTAAAACCGTTACAGGCTCGTTCGTAAATAAGTCTTCTGTTTGGAGCTGGTTATTTTCACTTTGCTTCACTTTTAAAATCGCCGGTTTGGCATCAACCCAAGATTTTAAAATACTTTGAACACGTGGACGCTTTACCGTGTGAAGACGTTGATCAATGAATCGTTCCACGATCGCCTTTCCGTTTTCCTTGTTGGTTGAAATGTACCAATTCACCATTAGAAAGCTGTAAGCTTCCATAAACTCTTCTGGAACGTGAGCATTTTTTAAACGATTGTCTAAAAATTGCTCAATCTCCTCTTTGTAATTCGTAATAGCGTAATTTGTAATTTGCTTCTGTAAGTCCACAACTTCCTTCGCTACTAAATCATTCAAAGAAATTACGGAATGATGTCCGCAACATTTTTTATATTTCTTTCCACTGCCACAAGGACAAGCATCATTTCTTCCAATATTCATCTTTCTCAACCTTTCTTTTTGAGATGACGCTACCCTCTATCTATTGATTAAACTTTCTCTATCTCATAAAAAAAGCACGCTATTATAATCTACCACTTTTAACGAGAAATTTTAATATCCTTGCACTGATTTTTTAGGAAAACAAATAATTCCACTGCCGAAATAACCATTATGTAAGAATTCAAGAGGAGGCTTCTACATGGACGAAGCGCATTTGCATCATCGGTGCAGGTCAAGGAGGGTTAGCTTCCGCTATGCTTCTGGCAAGTAAAGCATACGACGTTCAAGTATTTGAAAAACAACCTTACATCGGAGGACGAAATAACAAAACAACTTGGTTACCATACATTATTCTTATTTCCAGATGACTTTAACTGAATTTTTCCTATCTCGTATTCTTTCTTCACGTTGGCTTTAAGATTGTTAATCAAACGTTTGTTTAAAGACTTTCTCTAAGTAGAGCTGTTGATCAAATGTTTGTTTAACGCCCATTTCTTACTTTTACCCTTCCGATAAATTGATTAATCAAACATTCGTTTAAAGATTATTCTTACGATAAATCATCCATTTAAATCTTAATTAAACGTTTGTTTAAATTTTATTTTTGTCCGTTGAATTTACTCATAGACATATTTAATTGAACGTTTGTTTAACTCATTCTCTACTACTTACCTTCTAATCGGATAGTTAATTAAATGTTTGTTTAATTCTTCTGCCCAACTGAGTCTTGACATAATTTAATTAAACGTTTGTTTAACAAACCACCTATAATTTGTGGTATTATTTGGTAAAATCTAGTAGTGTATCAAAGGAAGGTTTCTATGAAATTTGCTTACCGTAATCTTGTTTTATTCGTCGTTGTGTTTATTATTCACTTAATCTTCGATTATTTTCGATATCACTCCTATCATTGGATTGAGAATTTAATACAAGCATTTCTTTTTATAGTTGCCTATACTTTTTTCACGTGGTTAATCAGTGGGAAGAACGAATAGGTTTCCGGACACAAGTGTTTTAATTAAAGGCTGTTTTCGTATAGATTGTTGCTTTTTCAAACATTTTTCAAATGAATTCTGGACATTGCGCTACGGACACTTGCTTTCCGCGGGGAGGAAGTCGAGCCTCCTCGGCATGCGCCTGTGGGGTCTCGCCCTTTCCTCTGTATCCCGCAGGAGTCAAGTGCCCTCCGCTTCATTACAAAGGAGGAAAAACCATTTTCAACCATGTATATTTACACACATAAAGCAACAATCCTTTAGAAAAGAGCCTAATTAAACGTTTGTTTAATCTAGTCAACTGCAAAACCATCTTATAACGTTATGATTTTCTTTTGATCAAACGTTCGTTTAATTCCTTTTAGCTCTCAGCAAAGGTAATTAAGAAACACACATGATTTTACACTCGCACCCCGGATATGAAAATTTATTCTCCCCGGGGTTTCCTTTCTACCATCTACATCATGATCGATCATTCAGCTCATAGGTATTTTTATTTTCACAGAAAAGCGCAAGTCCTTATGGAGGACCTGCGAGGAGGCTTCCGTCGCCACAGCAGGACCGAAGCGACCCGAGCTGATGGCGCTTGGAGCTAGATACCAAAAAACGGTAAAGAGAATACTTTAACTCTTTATTGAACGTAAACTCTGTAACAATAAAAAACTAGAAGCATTTAGCTTCTAGTTCGAGAGTGAGACTTGGGTGAAAACACTTGTCAGTTAAGGCAGCGCATGTGACGCACAATGCGAGCCTTTGACAGCATACTGAAACTAGGAGCATTAAGCCCCTAGTTCCTCTGTTGCATAATTGGCATACGATTTTTTATATTTCACCGATAAGTATGTGGCTGTCATAATCGCTGGGATCATCGTAAACGCGAGTAGCACAATGGCATTTTGCCACATGAAGGCGTAGTCTCCACTTGAAATAACTGCTTTTAAAGCGGAGATAGAATACGTCATTGGCAATAGAGCATTGACGTTTTGTAAAGCTGTTGGAATTAACTCTAGTGGGAACGTTCCCGCACTTGCTGTTAATTGAATAATTAAGATTAAAATCGCAACGAAACGACCTGGATTATCGAGAATCGTCACGAGCATATGAACAATGGCAATGTATGCTAGACTCGTTGCGATCGTCATTAAAATAAAGAGTGGAATGCTTTCTACCTCGATTCCTAGTCCTACTAGTAAAATCGCATCCACAAATAGCGATTGAATGATCCCAAAGCTTATGAGGAGACCGAACTTACTGAAAAACCATTGCAGTCCGCTTTTTGGCATTTGGACAGTGTCTCTAAATGGAAAGACAACGGATAAAACTAACGCTCCGACGAATAATCCGAGTGACATAAAGTATGGAGCAAATCCTGTTCCGTAGTTCGGCACTTTATGAATTCCTTCATTTTGAACTTGTACAGGCTCGGCCATCATATCGTAGGTGGCATCGGATGTATCGACTTCATTTGCTTCTTCTGCAGCTTTTGACAACTTTTCAAACATTTCAGTCGTTCCATCTGTAAGCTTTTCGGTTCCATCTGCTAACGTTACGGACCCTTTTGCTAACTGGTTAGCCCCATCGCTTAGTTGTACGGAACCATCAGTTAATTGGTTTAATCCATCATTTAAGCTTTTTCCACCCGTTAGAAGTTCTTCTGTCCCTGCATATGCTTCCGATAATTTCTGCTGGAAAGTAGCAGAACCAGCAACGAGTTCAGCTTCTCCCGCTTGCAGTTGACTTACGCCATCTTGGAGAGCGGTCGATCCAACTGAAAGCTCATGAACGCCAGTCGTTAACTGTTTTTGTCCTTCTGTTAATTGAGACATACCACTCGATAACTGTTGAATATTAGGCGTAAGTTGTTGTTCAACCGTACTACTTAATTGTTTCGTTCCTTCAGCAACTTGAAGGCTTCCCATTTTCAACTCTTCAAGACCTTGCTTCAACTGTGCGCTTTCGGTATCAGTTGGCAATTGGGCAACAATTTGGTTAAACTGTTCTTCCGGCAACATTTGCTGTAAAGATGCAACAAGCATAGCCATGCTTTCTTCCTGAGCAAGTAGCTCTTGTTGAAGCGCTGCTATTCCGTTTGCAACATCGGTTGCACCGCTTGCTAGTAAGTTGGTTTTCTCCTGTAATGTTGGCATTGCCTCGGATAATTGGCTAGCTCCGTTAGCAGCCTCTTGCATGCCTCTTGACATTTCATTCATTTTTTCATCTACCGTTGTTAAACCGCTTTGAAGCGTTGAGATTCCGGCAGCTAAATCATTCGTACCACCGGCTACATCTTGAACTCCATTTAGTAATTGTTCGTGTCCGGCAACGAGTTGACCTAGACCATCATTTAACGACTCAATTCCAGCGACAAGCTCACCAGAACCTTCATCGACTAAAAAGACTCCTTCTTGAAATTCAAGTGATTTGCTAGCTAATGTCATTAAGTTTTCTTTTAACTCATTGGACCCATCTTTAAGCTCTAGAGCTCCATCATTTAACTCTTTTGCTCCGTCACTTGCTTCGCCTAGTCCATCTGCCATTTCGTCTACTTGATCAAAAATAGCCTCCGCATACGTTTTCGTAACGTTTTTCTGAAGTTCCGCTTTTATTTCTTTCATCGCTGTATCGCCAATTTGAGCAGATAAGAAGTTGAAACTTTCATTCGGTACATATTTTAACTCGAGCTTTTTCGGCTCATCATCAAGTAATGTCGTCGCATTTTCTGAGAAGTCTTCTGGAATCTCTACGACCATGTAGTAGTTTCGATTCTCTAAATCTTCATACGCTTCGGTTCGACTAACAAACTGAAAGTTAAATTCCTTTGACTCTTTCAACTCATCTACTAACTCGTTCCCTAGTAATAGCTCCTCTCCTTCAAACTCTGCTCCTTCATCTTCATTGACGATAGCAACAGGTAAATCACTAAGTCGTTCGTACGGGTCCCAAAACGCCCATAAGAACATCCCTGCATACAGCACCGGAATAAATAATACAGCAATAATCGGAATGAGAATTTTACGATTCGTGAAAATTGCTTTAAGCTCCGCACGGATTAGCGATTGATTCATAATAAGCCTCCTTTATCAATTATTGACCATTTTGTTCATTTGGTCATTTTATATCAAAAACATGACCGAATTACTCATTCGGTCAATCGTTTTTTACTTTACCATATGTATTCAGTTAATACAAGATATATCCATTTAATCTATATGCATGTTTCTGTAATCGTGTATAATATACTGGGTAAAGGAGGTGGAACAAAATGTATGAATCAACATATAATGGAGAACTTGAGTTACTTGCCTTTTTCGCGACGTTTTTATTACTTTTTCTTGCTGTCTTTATTGTCGTTTATGTATTTTTAGCCATCGGTCTGATGAAGATGGCCAAACGAGAGAACATTGAAAATCCATGGCTTGCTTGGATTCCAATTGCCCAATCTTACATTTTAGGAAAACTTGTTTCCCACAAACAAGGCGAAAATAGTGGATGGATTGTGCTTGGATTAACCATTTTGTCTTCTTTCGCTTCGATTATTCCAATTATCGGGTGGATTATTCCAATCGGCGTCGGCATTTACATGTTCGTTTTATTCCACTGGATTTATGAAAAGTATTCGAACAAAGCAGCGCTAATGACAATTTTCACCGTGTTAACAGGCGGAACTTTGGCCCCAATTTTTATCTTTGCCATTCGAAACAATGAATCAAAAATCGAGTCAGCTGCTTAAAGATCAGCCCAAGAATGTGCTCAACACAACATTCTTGGGCATTTTCATTATCAACAATTGTCTTTTGTCCTTTGTTTTTTCATTTCTATATACTCCGATAATGTCGGAACTTTTTCCGTGTCATAGCGCTGAATCATCTCCATTAAATGGAGAAATAGCTCTTGTTTCACATCTTCTCGTTCCTGAACCGGAACCTTTGACGCAGCATATGTTACTTTCGGTTCGACTAATCGAAGTAGGTGCTCTAACGTTTTCTGATCACCGTTTTGAGCCTTTTTCACCATTTCATACAAGGTGTCCTGCAATCATTTCACTTCCTTCCATTCATCTTCCAATCGGTCCATCACTTTTTCGATTCGCTCTATTTTTTTCTCATAGCGTAGCAACAAGTAAATAGAGAGTATGAGCGGGAAGCCGAATTGGTTCACCATCTGCATCCACTCGGTCATTACCAAATCACCCAAGTACTTCACCTCCTTGTCCATACCGTAATTTCTGAAAAGCCCTGTGCTTTGTTTTGGAGACTGATTGCTGACTTTTATCAAGGCAATTGGCAATGGTGACATCTGATTGTTGATGGAAAATGGATAGAGTTAGAATCGTTTTTTCTGTCTCGGTCAGCTTCTTGACCATTCCGTAAAGTTGAGTACTTGTAACATGTTGTTCGAGCCGGTCATCCCTCTCTAAAAACGACAAAATGTCTTCATTTGTGGAAAGCTGCTCTTTAAACGTTCGGCCGCATTCGTCCCCTAACGGCTTGTCT of the Bacillus kexueae genome contains:
- a CDS encoding sigma factor-like helix-turn-helix DNA-binding protein; this translates as MERNHWIYELKTKWKDDRLLQSFLNKYDRLYKKALEHPVPTTLKKLDEAFQPFFFYIRFMAYVSKSIYFYVKNEMKKRYKYEQFHVLMLDKPLGDECGRTFKEQLSTNEDILSFLERDDRLEQHVTSTQLYGMVKKLTETEKTILTLSIFHQQSDVTIANCLDKSQQSVSKTKHRAFQKLRYGQGGEVLG
- a CDS encoding efflux RND transporter periplasmic adaptor subunit codes for the protein MKTKIIRILIAIGMLGLLLANVWIVSDEGFITKSVMITSVVNPEKKDLKKTLETDGVVVPSYTYYIPFNRQKGDSYTLVVQEGDLVEEEEPLIEYHNDKLEGEIEFLEKQKEELETTLSQVQAEMLELESNISAISLEEEQELTYILEKLDFQNALTQKVIEEQQVANRLLDINKKLEENYLIKEDLVVKSKGNGIVTFENQLATNDGEPVLTIKGVGPLWVKGSLTENNITKVEEGMKTQVSVKALNGHLFEGVLTKIERTPEKIEGDSTYSIYVELLEENEKIYEGFHSTLSIYLEEKQDVLAIPISSVQESEDQDIVFVLENGRIKKQPIQLGLQESKYVEAAQGITKEDTIVKMPIDKIEEGQYYYMPIKLKYIQPESFQSFNREEVLRLFVKGLLSET
- a CDS encoding LytR family transcriptional regulator codes for the protein MNKRKHILVPLISIFIIIFVIVCIYLLNLWYQATSTVENIQEDIGRDKSDKREEEVVFEKRDPISILLMGVDERKGDKGRSDSLILMTINPNQESIEMLSIPRDTRTEIVGKGIQDKINHAYAFGGTEMAINTVENFLDVPVDYFVKVNMESFKDIVDAVGGVTVQNEFTFTYSGYTFEEGTINLSGEEALAYSRMRYEDPRGDFGRQDRQRQIIQGVIEKGASISSITKFGDMFKIVEDNVKTNLTFDEMWEIQENYKAAINSVTQHQVKGSGTMINGIYYYVVPEEERLALSNSLKEHLEISSTTASNQ
- a CDS encoding YhgE/Pip domain-containing protein, whose translation is MNQSLIRAELKAIFTNRKILIPIIAVLFIPVLYAGMFLWAFWDPYERLSDLPVAIVNEDEGAEFEGEELLLGNELVDELKESKEFNFQFVSRTEAYEDLENRNYYMVVEIPEDFSENATTLLDDEPKKLELKYVPNESFNFLSAQIGDTAMKEIKAELQKNVTKTYAEAIFDQVDEMADGLGEASDGAKELNDGALELKDGSNELKENLMTLASKSLEFQEGVFLVDEGSGELVAGIESLNDGLGQLVAGHEQLLNGVQDVAGGTNDLAAGISTLQSGLTTVDEKMNEMSRGMQEAANGASQLSEAMPTLQEKTNLLASGATDVANGIAALQQELLAQEESMAMLVASLQQMLPEEQFNQIVAQLPTDTESAQLKQGLEELKMGSLQVAEGTKQLSSTVEQQLTPNIQQLSSGMSQLTEGQKQLTTGVHELSVGSTALQDGVSQLQAGEAELVAGSATFQQKLSEAYAGTEELLTGGKSLNDGLNQLTDGSVQLSDGANQLAKGSVTLADGTEKLTDGTTEMFEKLSKAAEEANEVDTSDATYDMMAEPVQVQNEGIHKVPNYGTGFAPYFMSLGLFVGALVLSVVFPFRDTVQMPKSGLQWFFSKFGLLISFGIIQSLFVDAILLVGLGIEVESIPLFILMTIATSLAYIAIVHMLVTILDNPGRFVAILILIIQLTASAGTFPLELIPTALQNVNALLPMTYSISALKAVISSGDYAFMWQNAIVLLAFTMIPAIMTATYLSVKYKKSYANYATEELGA
- a CDS encoding helix-turn-helix domain-containing protein, with product MQDTLYEMVKKAQNGDQKTLEHLLRLVEPKVTYAASKVPVQEREDVKQELFLHLMEMIQRYDTEKVPTLSEYIEMKKQRTKDNC
- a CDS encoding SEC-C metal-binding domain-containing protein gives rise to the protein MNIGRNDACPCGSGKKYKKCCGHHSVISLNDLVAKEVVDLQKQITNYAITNYKEEIEQFLDNRLKNAHVPEEFMEAYSFLMVNWYISTNKENGKAIVERFIDQRLHTVKRPRVQSILKSWVDAKPAILKVKQSENNQLQTEDLFTNEPVTVLTFNEARHVPTDSIVIGITIPYEDQVTFYTLYLDIPPTFAPTFIQTIETWMEQSGTQNPTEYIMNSYPEIVKYALVGEEGPLHQDEIEWSTEAHKEIAQLMEGKVAETLDPKLAVPVGISLWYDYCEKENPRPRNKGVYAGALHLLIEKLVSPTNVSTYKQMGELYDASASSISSRMKQMEEVLKDSIEKWNQKLEDVKEPVHN
- a CDS encoding YvrJ family protein, yielding MGDLVMTEWMQMVNQFGFPLILSIYLLLRYEKKIERIEKVMDRLEDEWKEVK
- a CDS encoding competence protein ComK, which produces MKVKDKYIIHADSLALLPYFNEDGDLFTIVIERNRHFQIRKSPKRIILDNCHFHGYTLKEKLAAAREVLLQQHTPVCISAYFKLCFFPSKSIEAEDCYWFSQRGVKQITPHERGCVIVLVNGKKILIEKSPKQLAQLFKNATDLLYSFGTWQDKLGTRPYIAEDHSSYEDTNDNSKEDDSEW
- a CDS encoding SGNH/GDSL hydrolase family protein translates to MQKLLAALCCIAMVGVIVLGEYYWNNNITNHAEANSITQNEEEPYDEAVTQESYDIIYTLPVELQDKAKEAIQNNETLKVVIYGSEDVALEDGSWTDLLENKLSEAYGDLFDVHVFSEEEKTTTDVVQEGLYEKVVDLAPDILLLEAFLLKDNGIVGVDNTIANIETIVEEVRDAQPEVTVYFLPSYPIFTATYYPRDVEAFENYAHEQNERFLNHWEAWTEQDDALYLEEEKDRPTKVGHQVWAKYFIDYFIQE